The following coding sequences are from one Streptomyces dengpaensis window:
- a CDS encoding GTP-binding protein, translating to MPGSDTTPDAVKILISGGFGVGKTTMVTAISEIVPMRTEEELTVISPGVDDLTGVERKSTTTVALDFGRITLTSELVLYLFGTPGQQRFWFMWNDLAVGALGGVVLVDTRRLQTSFAAIDFFEKRGIPFVVAVNRFNGHQPYPTEQIRGALALRDEVHLCMFDARERDSCRDVLLALVDRVIAAAMPAQVPELPDVPQAPSGPRRPT from the coding sequence TTGCCCGGCTCTGACACCACCCCCGACGCAGTCAAGATCCTCATCTCCGGAGGTTTCGGCGTAGGCAAAACCACCATGGTCACCGCCATCAGCGAGATCGTGCCGATGCGCACCGAGGAGGAACTGACCGTCATCAGCCCGGGAGTGGACGACCTCACCGGCGTCGAACGGAAGTCGACCACCACGGTGGCTCTGGACTTCGGCCGCATCACACTCACCTCCGAACTGGTCCTCTACCTCTTCGGCACTCCTGGCCAGCAGCGGTTCTGGTTCATGTGGAACGACCTCGCCGTCGGAGCTCTGGGCGGCGTGGTGCTGGTCGACACGCGACGCCTCCAGACCAGCTTCGCCGCGATCGACTTCTTCGAGAAGCGCGGCATCCCCTTCGTGGTGGCCGTCAACCGCTTCAACGGCCACCAGCCCTATCCCACCGAGCAGATCCGCGGCGCCCTGGCCCTCCGCGACGAGGTCCACCTGTGCATGTTCGACGCCCGTGAGCGGGACTCCTGCCGCGACGTCCTCCTGGCCCTTGTCGACCGGGTCATCGCCGCCGCCATGCCCGCGCAGGTGCCTGAGTTGCCTGACGTGCCTCAGGCGCCGAGCGGGCCCCGGAGGCCGACGTGA
- a CDS encoding nitrate- and nitrite sensing domain-containing protein, whose amino-acid sequence MAAVWGGNTVQTLSEGLDLREQARLGRSTDPRLNDVRTQLETELRKSAAWLNDPAASPTELRAERTATDASIKSLRDLRHRIADAPAHVRTSLMPFLDALEQFPLRGLRQQIDNRTISDIEAIQKYQSLIALEIASAFSAWQVPQGSLVSDSQPLSMLIKIEQAIQLEDAVVSGALPSGQMSPAQRVAFMAPLGLQRSLMVDVGYIQSPADRAALAKITQSAEWQNLVKAENYLIAAPVNSRSGVPLSEISRLWRPALDRVESQFKDMIDASIQQLLSRQADTANSSLLHEGLLSLFGLLAVLFSAVLAWRVSSSLLHRMAGLRTATLELADNRLPDLVSRLNRGETVDVEAEAAALELDYGTDQVGQVAQAFNAVQRTGIRSAVDLVDARRGFQNAILIIARRTQNLVDRQLELLDRFERKHQEPDVLEDLYQLDSQASQLRRYEENLLIISGDRSSRRSVEPVPLPDVVRSAAGEVSEYQRVTVTADDEVNLVGTAVADVVHLVAELVENAVKFSPSICPVIVRAGSVGKGAAVEIEDRGIGMTEREYAAANRRLAEPPSFDLLALGDDSRLGMFVIAWLVNRRGLRVTLRPSAFGGTSAVVVIPEALLVRDAAHEGAQPDIPALRDVTAVRPTPSPEPADAAGRRTQPRSVVPPTPLYSTMANGDGDGDGSGNGNGDGKGNGDGDGSGNGDGDGNEQVPVGEQLPDALPPLPNRTPQASLAQELRHAPDSAVASDPSGGQVTTAERSARTMSAFQSGTARSRHRKE is encoded by the coding sequence TTGGCCGCCGTCTGGGGCGGGAACACGGTCCAGACGCTCTCCGAGGGGCTCGATCTGCGCGAGCAGGCCCGTCTCGGCCGCAGTACAGATCCTCGATTGAACGACGTACGTACCCAGCTCGAGACGGAACTCCGCAAGAGCGCTGCCTGGCTGAACGACCCGGCCGCCTCCCCGACGGAGCTGCGAGCCGAGCGGACCGCCACCGACGCGTCCATCAAGTCGCTCCGCGACCTGCGTCATCGCATCGCCGACGCCCCCGCCCACGTGCGGACGTCCCTGATGCCCTTCCTCGATGCCCTGGAGCAGTTTCCGCTGCGCGGGCTGCGCCAGCAGATCGACAATCGAACCATCAGCGACATCGAGGCGATCCAGAAGTACCAGTCGCTCATCGCCCTCGAGATCGCTTCGGCGTTCAGCGCGTGGCAGGTCCCGCAGGGCTCACTGGTTTCGGACTCCCAGCCTCTGTCGATGCTGATCAAGATCGAACAGGCCATCCAGCTGGAGGACGCGGTGGTGTCCGGGGCGCTGCCCTCTGGCCAGATGAGCCCGGCCCAGCGGGTCGCGTTCATGGCCCCGCTGGGCCTGCAGCGTTCGCTGATGGTCGACGTGGGCTATATCCAGTCGCCCGCCGACCGCGCCGCGCTGGCGAAGATCACTCAAAGCGCCGAATGGCAGAACCTGGTCAAGGCGGAGAACTACCTCATCGCGGCGCCCGTCAACTCCCGCAGTGGTGTGCCGCTGTCGGAGATCTCCCGTCTGTGGCGTCCCGCACTCGACCGTGTGGAAAGCCAGTTCAAGGACATGATCGATGCCAGCATCCAGCAGCTGCTGTCGAGGCAGGCGGACACCGCGAACAGTTCGCTGCTCCACGAAGGCCTCCTCAGCCTCTTCGGGCTCCTCGCCGTGCTCTTCTCGGCCGTGCTGGCCTGGCGTGTGTCGTCTTCCCTGCTGCACCGGATGGCCGGATTGCGCACGGCCACCTTGGAGCTGGCCGACAACCGACTGCCGGACCTGGTGTCCCGCCTCAACCGCGGAGAAACGGTGGACGTCGAGGCCGAGGCCGCGGCGCTTGAACTCGACTACGGGACCGACCAGGTCGGTCAGGTCGCCCAGGCGTTCAACGCGGTGCAGCGTACCGGCATCCGCAGCGCGGTCGACCTGGTCGATGCCCGCCGCGGTTTCCAGAACGCGATCCTGATCATCGCTCGCCGCACGCAGAACCTGGTGGACCGCCAACTCGAGCTGCTGGACAGGTTCGAGCGCAAGCACCAGGAGCCCGACGTCCTCGAAGACCTGTACCAACTTGATTCCCAGGCCAGCCAGTTGCGCCGGTACGAGGAAAACCTGTTGATCATCAGCGGTGACCGGTCGAGCCGCCGTTCGGTCGAGCCCGTGCCGCTGCCGGACGTGGTCCGTAGCGCCGCGGGCGAGGTCTCCGAGTATCAGCGCGTCACCGTGACCGCTGACGACGAGGTGAACCTCGTGGGCACCGCGGTCGCCGACGTCGTCCACCTGGTGGCCGAACTCGTGGAGAACGCCGTCAAGTTCTCGCCGTCCATCTGCCCCGTGATCGTCAGAGCGGGTTCTGTGGGCAAGGGCGCCGCAGTCGAGATCGAGGACCGCGGTATCGGCATGACCGAGCGGGAGTACGCGGCGGCCAACCGGCGGTTGGCCGAACCGCCATCGTTCGACCTGCTCGCCCTGGGCGACGACAGCCGGCTCGGTATGTTCGTCATCGCCTGGCTGGTCAACCGGCGCGGACTGCGGGTCACGTTGCGGCCGTCGGCGTTCGGTGGCACGTCCGCGGTGGTCGTCATCCCCGAGGCCCTGCTCGTCCGCGACGCGGCACACGAGGGCGCCCAGCCGGATATCCCGGCGCTGAGGGATGTCACCGCCGTACGCCCCACTCCTTCACCGGAGCCGGCCGACGCCGCGGGCAGGCGCACCCAGCCCCGGTCGGTCGTTCCGCCGACCCCCTTGTACAGCACCATGGCGAACGGGGACGGGGACGGGGACGGGAGCGGGAACGGGAACGGGGACGGGAAGGGGAACGGGGACGGGGACGGGAGCGGGAACGGGGACGGGGACGGGAACGAACAGGTTCCGGTGGGTGAGCAACTGCCCGATGCGTTGCCACCGCTGCCGAACCGTACCCCTCAGGCCAGCCTGGCTCAGGAGTTGCGCCATGCCCCCGATTCCGCGGTGGCGTCCGACCCGTCCGGCGGGCAGGTCACCACAGCGGAGCGCAGCGCCCGGACCATGTCGGCGTTCCAGAGCGGCACCGCACGGTCACGGCACCGAAAAGAGTGA
- a CDS encoding DUF742 domain-containing protein: MRDGPGAGSGGPVGGRLVRLFTLTGGRTQPTRDVFTLITLVTAVEQSAHPVGRALQAEHLRILRLCPRPVAVVELAAQLDLPVSVLTIMLCDLLEVGLITARPPVQAAAASNGSPGIALLQRVRDGLARL, from the coding sequence ATGAGGGACGGTCCCGGCGCAGGCTCCGGAGGCCCGGTAGGTGGCCGCCTCGTCCGGTTGTTCACCCTCACCGGGGGGCGCACCCAGCCAACCCGGGACGTCTTCACACTGATCACCCTCGTCACCGCGGTGGAACAGTCGGCCCACCCGGTCGGCCGGGCCCTCCAGGCCGAACACTTGCGCATCCTGCGTCTGTGCCCCAGGCCGGTGGCCGTCGTCGAACTCGCCGCCCAACTAGACCTTCCCGTTTCCGTACTCACGATCATGCTCTGCGACCTGCTGGAAGTGGGCCTGATCACCGCTCGACCACCCGTCCAGGCAGCTGCGGCCTCGAACGGCAGCCCGGGAATCGCCCTACTGCAGAGAGTGAGGGACGGCCTTGCCCGGCTCTGA
- a CDS encoding roadblock/LC7 domain-containing protein: protein MARNSAPSTDAPMDLLLTGLVQRVANVRHAVVFSDDGLVVSRSTSIGREEAERLAATSSGLMSLGRGICAEFDGGAVLQALIEMREGYLVLSSAGAGAHLAVIATANADVGVVAFEMNTLADSISELFGVAPRFPQATTDPSRSPENP from the coding sequence ATGGCTAGAAATTCGGCGCCCTCGACCGACGCCCCGATGGACCTGCTGCTGACCGGCCTGGTCCAGCGTGTCGCGAACGTTCGCCACGCCGTCGTCTTCTCCGACGACGGACTGGTCGTCAGCAGGTCCACCTCCATCGGCAGGGAAGAGGCCGAACGCCTCGCGGCCACTTCCTCGGGCCTGATGAGCCTGGGGCGCGGTATCTGCGCCGAGTTCGACGGCGGAGCGGTGCTCCAGGCGCTGATCGAGATGCGAGAGGGCTATCTGGTCCTCAGCAGCGCCGGCGCCGGCGCCCACCTGGCCGTCATCGCCACAGCGAACGCCGACGTCGGTGTGGTCGCCTTCGAGATGAACACGCTCGCCGACAGCATCAGCGAACTCTTCGGCGTCGCGCCCCGCTTCCCACAGGCCACGACTGATCCCAGCCGTTCCCCCGAGAATCCATGA